The Aeromonas veronii genome includes the window AAGCGCTGCGAACAGCTCGGGCTCTGCTACCTCAACTTCCACCCCGGCAGCCACTTGAAGCAGATCCCGGAGGCCGCCAGCCTGAAACTGGTGAGCGAGTCCATCAACTGGGCGCTGGAGCGCAGCCAAGGGGTGAGCGCCATCATCGAAAACACCGCCGGTCAGGGAACCAACCTGGGCTGGTCGTTCGAACACCTCGCCACCATCATCGAGGGGGTGGAGGACAAGAGCCGGGTCGGGGTCTGTTTCGACACCTGCCACGCCTTCGCCGCCGGTTACGATCTGCGCAGCGCTGAGAGCTGCGCCCAGGTCTTCGCCGATTTCGATCGCATCGTCGGCTTTGAATACCTCAAGGGGATGCATATCAACGGTGCCAAGTGTACCTTCGGTAGCCGGGTGGATCGCCACCACAGCCTGCAACAGGGCAACCTCGGTGAGGCGGTGTTCCACCACATCATGAACGACGACCGCTTTGACAACATCCCCCTCATCCTCGAGACCATCGACGAGTCCATCTGGGGAGATGAAATTAGTTGGCTGCGCAGCCTGGCCAAGGCGTAAGAGCGCCAGGTGGGGCAAGAGCGCCGAGCATTATCAGGAGATCAGATGCAAGCAGAGGGAAAGGCAGCGCCACTGCGCTGGGGAATTGCCGGCGCCGGTGCCATCGCCCGGCGTTTTTGCCGTGACGTCAACCAGCACGCCAGCCTGGGGCGGGTGGTGGCCATCGCCGCCCGGGATCAGGCGCGGGCCGACAGCTTTGCGGCCGAGCAGGGCCTGCCGCATGCCTTTGGCAGTTATCAGGCCCTGGCCCTGAGCCCCGAGGTGGACGCCGTCTATGTGGCGGTGATCCACCCACAGCATGCCCCCCTCATCAGGGAGATGCTGCTGGCAGGCAAGCACGTGCTGGTGGAAAAACCTGCCGTCACCCGTGTTGATGATTGGGATGAACTGGTCGCGCTCGCCCGGCAGCATAAGGTGCTGCTGCTCGAAGCCATGAAGGTGATGTGCTTCCCCGCCATGCGCACCCTGCTTTCGCGCCTGCCCGCGCTGCCGGGCCCCCTCTCCCTGCGGGCGGCATTCGGCTCGGCCCCGCCCCGGGAGGGCAAGCTGTTCGATCCCGCCCTGGACGGGGGAGCCGCTTGGGATGTGGGGGTCTATCCCCTCTGGCTCTATGCCGCCTTCTGCCGGCAGTTGGGGTTGGCAGCGGGCGCTCCCGAGGTGCAGTTGCAGCGAGCGCCAGGGGAGGTGGACCTGAGCGCCCGCTTTGTCTTCGGCGGGGCGCTGGATGCCGAGCTGGGAGCCTCCATCGTGGAGGATCTCGACAAGGCGGCCTCGCTCACGGGCGCTGGCTGGACACTGGTGATCGAGGGCAAATGGTGGAATCCCCAAAGGGTGTGCCTGCAGGGGGAAGTGCCGCCCATCTCCTGGCCCCAGGATATCGTCCAGCCGGTGGAGGGGGGCGGCATGCAGCACGAGGCGGATCACTTCGCCCGCTGCGTGCAGGATGGCCTGCTGGACTCTCCCTGGCTGCCCCAGGCCCTGACCCGGCAGGTGCTGGGCTGGGTCGAGGCCGGGTTGGCACCCGCTCGTCCAGCAGAGACGTGATCACTCACGAGGATGTTGTCTTGATCAACAGAGGGCGCCGCGGCGCCCTCTATCATTGGGTCATCACTCTCACATCAGGCTGGCTCTTCGCTGCCCTTGTCATCGAGCGTCGTGCTGCGCCTCAGGCCGGTGTATCGCCGTCCTCATTGCCCGAGTGAAGCCCTGTGAGTGGCTGGGTACGGCAAAAGGAGAGGAAGCGGCGCAGGGTGGCGGAGTGATATTTCTGTTTGTGCCAGACGAGGAAGAGCTGGCGCGGGAAGCGGCGGCTGGGGGTGAGGGCCACCAGGCGGCCACTCGCGAGCCTGTCCGCCACCGCCAATCGGGAGATGAAGGAGAGGCCCAGACCCTGTTCCACCGCCAGCATCACCGCCTCCAGGGTGTTGAGTTCAAGCCCCGCCTGCCAACGTGGCAATCTGGGTTGAAGCTGCTGCTCGAACTGCTCCCGGCTGCCGGATTGGGGTTCGCGCAGTACCCAGGTCTCGCCGGCGAGCTGACTGAGGGGCAGCTCGAGACGCCCGGCCAGGGGGTGATCGGGAGGGGCGATGATCAGCATCTCGTCCTCGAGCCAGGGTTCGCTTAACAGCTCGGGATGATGGTTCTCCCCTTCGATGAGGGCGAGATCCAGTTCGAAGTGGGCGAGGGCGTGACACAGCAGATGGGTATTGGCGATGTTGATCCGGGGCGGCTGCCCCAGCTCCTTGACGCTGTGCGCCAGCAGGGTGGGCAGCAGATAGTTGCCTATGGTCTGGCTGGCCCCCAGGCGCAGCTGGCTGCCGGGCTCGGCGTCGGGGCTGAACAACTGCTCTATCTCCTGCATCCGGGTCAGCAGCTCCTCGGCGGCGGGTTGCAGCAAGAGCCCCTCGCTGTTGAGCTGCAACCTGGGATGAACCCTGTCAAACAGCGGGGTCGAGAGCTGGCGCTCGAGTTCCTGCAACGACTGGGAGACGGCGCCTTTGCTGAGGCAAAGCTCGTTCGCCGCCGACCCCAGATTGCCGTGGCGGGCGATAGTGG containing:
- the nfo gene encoding deoxyribonuclease IV; this translates as MKFIGAHVSAAGGVENCIARAQAIGANAFALFTKNQRQWQAAPLSDASIRAFKSACEKAGFRPEQILPHDSYLINLGHPDPDGLAKSRDAFLDEMKRCEQLGLCYLNFHPGSHLKQIPEAASLKLVSESINWALERSQGVSAIIENTAGQGTNLGWSFEHLATIIEGVEDKSRVGVCFDTCHAFAAGYDLRSAESCAQVFADFDRIVGFEYLKGMHINGAKCTFGSRVDRHHSLQQGNLGEAVFHHIMNDDRFDNIPLILETIDESIWGDEISWLRSLAKA
- a CDS encoding Gfo/Idh/MocA family protein, with protein sequence MQAEGKAAPLRWGIAGAGAIARRFCRDVNQHASLGRVVAIAARDQARADSFAAEQGLPHAFGSYQALALSPEVDAVYVAVIHPQHAPLIREMLLAGKHVLVEKPAVTRVDDWDELVALARQHKVLLLEAMKVMCFPAMRTLLSRLPALPGPLSLRAAFGSAPPREGKLFDPALDGGAAWDVGVYPLWLYAAFCRQLGLAAGAPEVQLQRAPGEVDLSARFVFGGALDAELGASIVEDLDKAASLTGAGWTLVIEGKWWNPQRVCLQGEVPPISWPQDIVQPVEGGGMQHEADHFARCVQDGLLDSPWLPQALTRQVLGWVEAGLAPARPAET
- a CDS encoding LysR substrate-binding domain-containing protein, which translates into the protein MKLTLQQLKVFATIARHGNLGSAANELCLSKGAVSQSLQELERQLSTPLFDRVHPRLQLNSEGLLLQPAAEELLTRMQEIEQLFSPDAEPGSQLRLGASQTIGNYLLPTLLAHSVKELGQPPRINIANTHLLCHALAHFELDLALIEGENHHPELLSEPWLEDEMLIIAPPDHPLAGRLELPLSQLAGETWVLREPQSGSREQFEQQLQPRLPRWQAGLELNTLEAVMLAVEQGLGLSFISRLAVADRLASGRLVALTPSRRFPRQLFLVWHKQKYHSATLRRFLSFCRTQPLTGLHSGNEDGDTPA